Below is a window of bacterium DNA.
CGCCAGGCGGTAGGTCTCCTGCAAGGCCTCGACCAGCGCCTGCTGGGCTGTCACCTGGCTGTCCACTGTGCCGCGCAGGGCCAGGGCATCCGCCACGTCCCGGAATGCACTCTGGATCGTTTTCTCGTACTGGGTCAGCACGATCTTGCGCTGCACGTTGCTGGCCTTGAGCGCGCTCCAGATACGGGGGTCGAACACCGGCAGCGTCGCCGCCCCGCTGTAGTTCCAGGTGTCGTTCCCGGACTTGAACAGGTTCGACAGCTCGTTGCTGGCCGTGCCCAGGGCCGTGGTCAGGGAGATGCGCGGGAACAGCGCCGCGCGCGCCGCCCCGACATCGGCGTAGGCCGCCTTGAGCATGTCCTCGGCCTGCATGACATCCGGACGGCTGAGCAGGACCTCCGAGCCCAGCCCGGCCGAGATATCCTGGGGCGGGCTTATCCGGCTCAGCCCGGCGGGGAGCAGCCCCTCCGGCACCTCGGCGCCAGCCAGCAGGTTCAGGGCGTTGAGGTCCTGCGCCACCAGTTGCGTGTAGTGGGCGATGTCGCGCCGCGCCGACTCCACCGGGGTCTGGGCCTGACGGAGGGTGAGGCGGTTCGCCAGGCCGACCTCGTAGCGTTTCTGCACCAGTTCGTAAGCCTTGCTCTGGGCTTCGAGCGTACTCTGCGCCAGGGCCAGGTTCTCACGGTCGGCGGCCAGGGCCAGATAGGTGTTGGCCACGGACGAGACCAGCAGGGTCTGGGAACTGCGGCGGGCCTGCTCCGAGGCCATGTACTCCTGCAGGGCGCGGTTCTTCAGGCTGCGGATGCGGCCGAAGAAATCGAGCTCCCAGGAGGTGATGCCCAGGTTGACATCGTAGCGCTCGGTGGTCCGCGGCTGGCCGGGCTGGGTCAGGTCGGCGGAGGCGTTCTGCTTGCCGGCTCCGGCCGAGGCGTTGAGCGACGGGAACAGCTCGTTGCGCTGGATGCCATACAGCGAGCGCGCCAGCTCCACGTTGAGCGCCGCCAGGCGCAGGTCGCGGTTGTTGTCCAGGGCCAGACTGATCACCTGCTGCAGGCTCTGGTCGGTGAAAAATTCCCGCCAGCGCAGGTCCTGGGCCGAGGGCGCACCCGCGGCTGCCCCGACCGCCCCGTAGGCGTCGCCGCTGGGCCATTCGGCCGGCACGGGCGCCGCGGGGCGGGAGTACTTGGGGGCCAGCGTGCAGCCGACTGCACCGAACGCCAGCCCGATTGCCAGAAGAAGCACCTTCTTATTCATGATCACTCAGCTCCCGGATGAAAGGAACCAGCGTTCTCATCCGCTGGGTGTGAATTGCCTTTGCCGAAGACTTTCTCGATCAGCACGTAGAACAGCGGCGCGAACAGGATGACCAGGACCGTGCCGGTGATCATCCCTCCCAGCACCGAGGTGCCGATGGCGTTCATCGCGCCGGCGCCCGCGCCGCTGGTGATGGTCAGGGGCAGCACGCCGAAGCCGAAGGCGAGCGAGGTCATCACGATGGGCCGCAGCCGCAGCTTGGTGGCTTCCAGGGTCGCCTCGATCAGGCCGAGGCCCTGCTCCCGCCGCGCCTTGGCGAACTGGACGATCAGGATCGCGTTCTTGGTGGTCAGCCCCAGCGTGGTCAACAGCCCGATCTGGAAATATACATCATTGGGCATCCCCCGCAGCATCGAGAAGACCACCCCACCCAGGGCCCCCAGTGGCAGGGCCAGCAGGATCGCGATCGGGATGGGCCAGCTTTCGTACAGCGCCGCCAGGCAGAGGAATATCACCAGGATCGAAAAGGCGTAGAGCATGCCGGTCTGGGACGAGGCCTGGCGTTCCTGGTAGGAAAGCCCGTTCCAGTCGTAGCCGATCCCCTGGGGGAGCTTGGAGGCTATCTCCTCCATGGCCTGCATCGCCTCGCCGGAGCTGCGTCCGGGCGCCGGCTCAGCCCAGATGTTCAGCGAGGGGAAGCCGTTGAACCGCTCCAGGCGCGGCGAGCCGGAACTCCAGTGCGTGGTGGCGAAAGAGTTGAAAGG
It encodes the following:
- a CDS encoding efflux transporter outer membrane subunit, which gives rise to MNKKVLLLAIGLAFGAVGCTLAPKYSRPAAPVPAEWPSGDAYGAVGAAAGAPSAQDLRWREFFTDQSLQQVISLALDNNRDLRLAALNVELARSLYGIQRNELFPSLNASAGAGKQNASADLTQPGQPRTTERYDVNLGITSWELDFFGRIRSLKNRALQEYMASEQARRSSQTLLVSSVANTYLALAADRENLALAQSTLEAQSKAYELVQKRYEVGLANRLTLRQAQTPVESARRDIAHYTQLVAQDLNALNLLAGAEVPEGLLPAGLSRISPPQDISAGLGSEVLLSRPDVMQAEDMLKAAYADVGAARAALFPRISLTTALGTASNELSNLFKSGNDTWNYSGAATLPVFDPRIWSALKASNVQRKIVLTQYEKTIQSAFRDVADALALRGTVDSQVTAQQALVEALQETYRLASVRYEKGIDSYLSVLDAQRSLFAAQQGLVSLQLAKVGSNVRLYAVLGGGGDQAETAQKQ